A stretch of Brachyhypopomus gauderio isolate BG-103 chromosome 3, BGAUD_0.2, whole genome shotgun sequence DNA encodes these proteins:
- the isg15 gene encoding ubiquitin-like protein ISG15, which yields MELVIKGLTGEPRAVTVNASTTVRQLKQLIAQLFEVPPSRQKLCVSNGHTIHLDNDAKTVSDYGLSSGSSVSLLILSRPAPFQVFVRNEKGQTHTYEVTDDETVDGLQRKIFNKERTPVDQQRLIFEGRQLESGKTLKDYNITLESTIFMTLRLRGG from the coding sequence ATGGAGCTTGTTATCAAAGGTCTGACCGGAGAGCCCCGGGCTGTAACGGTGAACGCGAGCACGACGGTCCGTCAACTCAAACAACTCATTGCGCAGCTCTTCGAGGTGCCACCCTCGCGCCAGAAGCTTTGTGTCAGCAACGGACACACCATCCACCTGGACAACGACGCCAAAACCGTCAGTGATTACGGCCTGAGCTCGGGGTCCAGTGTGTCGCTGCTGATTCTGTCGAGACCCGCTCCTTTCCAGGTGTTCGTCAGGAATGAGAAGGGCCAGACACACACTTACGAAGTCACTGACGACGAGACCGTGGATGGGCTGCAGAGGAAGATCTTCAATAAGGAGAGGACGCCGGTGGACCAACAGAGGCTGATCTTCGAGGGCAGACAGCTGGAATCTGGCAAGACACTGAAGGATTACAACATCACACTCGAAAGCACCATTTTCATGACCCTCCGACTCCGCGGAGGTTAA